In Panicum virgatum strain AP13 chromosome 4N, P.virgatum_v5, whole genome shotgun sequence, a single window of DNA contains:
- the LOC120669655 gene encoding uncharacterized protein At2g34460, chloroplastic-like, with the protein MSKLARSTGNTHPTQAVPTRPRHRKLMASALGAVTARPHLHPAVALALPAATARKFLFRSRAASTMDAASASSPGSEKTTTTVFVAGSTGRTGKRVVEKLLAKGFGVVAGTTDLQRARGSLPQDPNLRLVTADVTEGADMLVEAVRGVDAVVCATGFRRSFDPFAPWKVDNFGTVNLVEACRKAGVTRFILVSSILVNGAAMGQLLNPAYIVLNLLGLTLVAKLQAEKHIRRSGINYTIVRPGGLTDQPPTGNIVMEPEDTLYSGSISRDQVAEVAVEALLCPESSYKVVEIIARPDAPNRPLQDIFAAIKQN; encoded by the exons ATGAGCAAACTAGCCAGGTCTACTGGAAACACACATCCCACACAAGCAGTGCCCACTCGCCCACGCCACAGGAAACTCATGGCCAGCGCTCTCGGCGCCGTCACCGCTCGTCCCCACCTGCACCCCGCCGTCGCCCTCGCGCTCCCTGCAGCCACCGCAAGAAAGTTCCTCTTCCGCTCCAGGGCCGCCTCCACCATGGACGCGGcctcggcgagctcgccgggctccgagaagacgacgacgaccgTCTTCGTGGCCGGCTCGACGGGGCGCACCGGCAAGCGCGTCGTGGAGAAGCTGCTCGCGAAGGGATTCGGCGTCGTCGCCGGGACCACGGACTTGCAGAGGGCACGCGGCAGCCTGCCCCAGGACCCCAACCTTCGACTC GTCACAGCTGATGTGACGGAAGGCGCCGATATGCTGGTGGAGGCTGTGCGCGGTGTCGACGCCGTCGTCTGCGCGACGGGGTTCCGGCGGTCCTTCGACCCTTTTGCTCCGTGGAAG GTAGACAACTTTGGCACGGTGAACCTGGTTGAAGCATGCCGAAAAGCAGGTGTCACGAGATTCATTCTTGTCAGCTCCATTTTAGTAAATGGTGCAGCTATGGGTCAACTTCTTAATCCAGCCTACATTGTGCTCAACCTGCTTGGGTTAACACTGGTTGCCAAGCTTCAGGCAGAGAAACACATCAGGAGATCAGGAATAAATTACACCATTGTAAGGCCTGGAGGGCTGACAGATCAACCACCAACCGGGAATATAGTCATGGAACCAGAG GACACTCTTTATTCGGGATCCATATCTAGGGACCAGGTTGCTGAGGTAGCCGTGGAAGCATTGTTGTGTCCAGAATCTTCGTACAAAGTCGTTGAGATTATTGCCCGCCCTGATGCCCCAAATCGCCCTCTTCAGGATATCTTTGCAGCAATTAAGCAAAATTGA
- the LOC120669656 gene encoding protein BOLA4, chloroplastic/mitochondrial-like codes for MLPMRSAAAAPCSLAALLLRRLSSHSSSSVYSVSRHAPSALSSQPSATYLTTSPPCPLSSSRRTRGFAAWASAPGPAGPAESPATKALEAKIKEQLEADAVTVVDTSGDGRHVCIDVVSKAFEGKSAVNRQRMVYKAIWEELQSTVHAVDQMTTKTPDEAAANK; via the exons ATGCTGCCGAtgaggtccgccgccgccgcgccgtgctcGCTGGCAGcgctgctgctccgccgcctctcctccCACTCGTCCTCTTCTGTCTATTCCGTCAGCCGCCACGCCCCCTCTGCCTTATCCTCTCAGCCCTCCGCCACCTACCTCACCACCAGCCCCCCTTGCCCCCTTTCCAGCAGCCGCAGGACCAGGGGATTCGCGGCCTGGGCCtcggcgccggggccggcggGGCCCGCCGAATCCCCCGCCACGAAGGCGCTAGAGGCCAAG ATCAAGGAGCAGCTGGAAGCCGACGCGGTCACGGTCGTCGATACCTCCGGGGACGGCCGCCACGTCTG CATAGATGTGGTTTCCAAGGCATTCGAGGGAAAATCTGCAGTAAATAGGCAGAGAATGGTTTACAAGGCTATATGGGAGGAGCTTCAGAGCACTGTGCATGCCGTGGACCAAATGACTACCAAGACGCCAGACGAAGCTGCTGCGAACAAGTAA